In the genome of Nocardioides marmoribigeumensis, one region contains:
- the rplS gene encoding 50S ribosomal protein L19 has protein sequence MTNVIDQLAAGHKRDDLPEFRPGDTLKVHVRVVEGNRSRIQVFQGVCIRIQGSGVGRTFTVRKVSFGVGVERTFPLHTPIIDHVEVVTRGDVRRAKLYYLRNLRGKAAKIKEKREVR, from the coding sequence ATGACCAACGTCATCGACCAGCTCGCCGCCGGCCACAAGCGCGACGACCTCCCGGAGTTCCGCCCCGGTGACACCCTCAAGGTCCACGTCCGCGTGGTCGAGGGCAACCGCTCCCGCATCCAGGTCTTCCAGGGCGTCTGCATCCGCATCCAGGGCTCGGGCGTCGGGCGCACCTTCACGGTCCGCAAGGTCTCCTTCGGCGTCGGCGTCGAGCGCACCTTCCCGCTGCACACCCCGATCATCGACCATGTCGAGGTCGTGACCCGCGGTGACGTCCGCCGCGCCAAGCTCTACTACCTGCGCAACCTGCGCGGCAAGGCCGCCAAGATCAAGGAGAAGCGCGAGGTCCGCTGA
- a CDS encoding RNA-binding protein, with translation MLADALEHLVRGIVKHPDDVSVRDKQTRRGDLLEVRVHPDDLGKVIGRNGRTATSLRTVVGALGRGGARIDFVDVDRRR, from the coding sequence ATGCTCGCCGACGCGCTGGAGCACCTGGTCCGGGGGATCGTCAAGCACCCCGACGACGTCTCGGTGCGCGACAAGCAGACCCGTCGTGGTGACCTGCTCGAGGTGCGGGTGCACCCCGACGACCTCGGCAAGGTGATCGGACGCAACGGCCGCACGGCCACCTCGCTGCGCACCGTCGTCGGGGCCCTGGGCCGCGGGGGCGCGCGCATCGACTTCGTGGACGTCGACCGCCGCCGCTGA
- the lepB gene encoding signal peptidase I — protein sequence MTDHEDRPVPGRHRADRATTSSDPVGADDRHPGSEHEELEEGEDERDHLPFWQEMVLLLVVALILAVGIKALFMQAFYIPSGSMNDTLVFNDRILVEKVSYWGDGSPQRGDIVVFADPGGWLDEQQAPQARNPLAKTLEAFGLFPTGGHLVKRVIGVGGDTVRCCDKLGRLRVNGTPLEERDYLAPGAKPSLITFKVEIPRGYLWVMGDNRGESADSRVHLGDPGGGCVPVDDVVGKVFSVVWPLTHATIIHRPSTFETVPGGDADPDQCGGDAR from the coding sequence GTGACCGACCACGAGGATCGCCCGGTGCCGGGACGTCATCGAGCGGACCGGGCGACCACCTCCTCCGACCCCGTCGGGGCCGACGACCGGCACCCCGGGTCGGAGCACGAGGAGCTCGAGGAGGGCGAGGACGAGCGCGACCACCTGCCGTTCTGGCAGGAGATGGTCCTGCTGCTCGTCGTCGCGTTGATCCTGGCCGTCGGGATCAAGGCCCTGTTCATGCAGGCCTTCTACATCCCGTCGGGCTCGATGAACGACACCCTGGTCTTCAACGACCGGATCCTGGTGGAGAAGGTCTCCTACTGGGGCGACGGGAGCCCCCAGCGGGGCGACATCGTGGTCTTCGCCGACCCGGGCGGCTGGCTCGACGAGCAGCAGGCCCCGCAGGCCCGCAACCCGCTCGCCAAGACCCTGGAGGCCTTCGGCCTCTTCCCGACCGGCGGTCACCTGGTCAAGCGCGTGATCGGGGTCGGCGGTGACACCGTGCGCTGCTGCGACAAGTTGGGCCGCCTGCGGGTCAACGGCACCCCGCTGGAGGAGCGGGACTACCTCGCCCCCGGCGCCAAGCCGTCGCTGATCACCTTCAAGGTGGAGATCCCCCGGGGCTACCTCTGGGTGATGGGCGACAACCGCGGCGAGTCGGCCGACTCCCGGGTCCACCTCGGCGACCCCGGTGGCGGGTGCGTGCCGGTGGACGACGTGGTCGGCAAGGTGTTCTCCGTCGTGTGGCCGCTGACCCACGCCACGATCATCCACCGCCCCTCCACCTTCGAGACGGTCCCCGGCGGTGACGCCGACCCCGACCAGTGCGGGGGCGACGCCCGATGA
- a CDS encoding TadE/TadG family type IV pilus assembly protein, with translation MGDWADARLRPRRERDRSREGGAVALLSALVVMILLVVAAFVVDIGNTWMRRGQLQAQADGAATFAAEALPAADDATRLAVAKRVAYHLACHPVVGQRTLDPSIPDCPASSSSGTLDTYAQKLVTTGKVTFPSSTQVQVIGPEARVDYVWAGVTGASNVTQSKSATAKVSSPGGLLPIGLSLQCLAGVVNQAGLGSGVDKLLPISYVVPGNYSSSGSLPTQNEPALTPWDTTYSGANASDLVTVSNPSTDGSVLTVGVGSPAILSLNASDSKIVFKRGDTTIGPVDVSTLSTTTKLVTVAIPDAVRNTPGRWYVKVRLPTSLISLGLGLTPSAPKWSTGTVSFDVYPAQTSVVGSLVTAMGGLLNLSDTVACGRLLDSPRAKDHGTPALTRNLQEGLDHSVTRNEALVQALGGADLSGLDGSAAGLVSVINGTVTNVLANPAYGLLGCAGTAYNRLDTQATYDATLLGGAPANCVRLRSDAAAEQEFTDGMLKNTASSPAEPGYGRLSCNRASACASGHKVDLSVLGFAGLYNDDGLEDYLKSGSGTLLDSQLAMALDTYLLPNLPLITPSDTIKSEIYSSPRFGWVPVLSYVSLNAPGQVDYPVLTFRPVFIDNGSADSLNIAGIQPTGVIDPLPKAVQQNLDDAVDEVTASLGILGPIVQTFLSGIGITTALNQLDSGNVDAALQTLANGLGVDMGREQAGLVVQNGRLKAARFMTIAPDALPPVGSSYDGPTVDYLGVGPRIIRLVK, from the coding sequence GTGGGGGACTGGGCCGACGCCCGGCTCAGGCCGCGCCGAGAGCGGGACCGCTCCCGAGAGGGAGGAGCGGTCGCGCTGCTGTCCGCCCTGGTGGTGATGATCCTGCTGGTGGTCGCCGCGTTCGTGGTCGACATCGGCAACACCTGGATGCGCCGTGGCCAGCTCCAGGCCCAGGCCGACGGCGCGGCGACGTTCGCCGCCGAGGCGCTGCCCGCCGCCGACGACGCCACCCGGCTGGCAGTGGCCAAGCGGGTGGCCTACCACCTCGCGTGCCACCCCGTCGTCGGCCAGCGGACCCTCGACCCCTCGATCCCCGACTGCCCGGCCTCGAGCTCCTCCGGCACGCTGGACACTTACGCCCAGAAGCTCGTCACCACCGGCAAGGTGACCTTCCCCTCGAGCACCCAGGTGCAGGTGATCGGGCCCGAGGCGCGGGTGGACTACGTGTGGGCCGGTGTCACCGGGGCCAGCAACGTCACCCAGAGCAAGTCCGCGACCGCCAAGGTGTCCTCGCCCGGCGGCCTGCTCCCGATCGGGCTGTCGCTGCAGTGCCTGGCCGGCGTGGTCAACCAGGCCGGACTCGGCTCGGGCGTCGACAAGCTGCTGCCGATCAGCTACGTCGTCCCCGGCAACTACTCCTCCAGCGGGTCACTGCCCACCCAGAACGAGCCCGCGCTCACCCCCTGGGACACCACCTACTCCGGCGCCAACGCCAGCGACCTGGTGACCGTGTCCAACCCCTCCACCGACGGCTCCGTGCTCACGGTGGGGGTGGGGTCGCCGGCGATCCTGTCGCTGAACGCCTCGGACAGCAAGATCGTCTTCAAGCGCGGGGACACCACGATCGGTCCGGTGGACGTCTCGACCCTGTCGACCACCACCAAGCTCGTGACCGTGGCGATCCCGGACGCGGTGAGGAACACCCCGGGCCGGTGGTACGTCAAGGTGCGCCTGCCCACCAGCCTGATCTCCCTCGGGCTCGGCCTCACGCCGTCGGCCCCGAAGTGGTCGACCGGGACGGTGTCCTTCGACGTCTACCCCGCCCAGACCAGCGTGGTCGGGTCCCTGGTCACCGCGATGGGCGGCCTGCTCAACCTCAGCGACACGGTCGCCTGCGGGCGGCTGCTCGACTCGCCGCGCGCCAAGGACCACGGCACCCCCGCCCTGACCCGCAACCTCCAGGAGGGCCTCGACCACTCCGTCACCCGCAACGAGGCCCTCGTGCAAGCGCTCGGCGGGGCCGACCTGTCGGGTCTCGACGGGAGCGCCGCGGGGCTGGTGTCGGTGATCAACGGGACCGTGACCAACGTGCTCGCCAACCCGGCGTACGGCCTGCTCGGCTGCGCCGGCACGGCGTACAACCGCCTCGACACCCAGGCGACGTACGACGCGACGCTGCTGGGCGGCGCCCCGGCCAACTGCGTGCGCCTGCGCAGCGACGCCGCGGCCGAGCAGGAGTTCACCGACGGGATGCTGAAGAACACGGCGTCGAGCCCGGCGGAGCCGGGCTACGGACGGCTCAGCTGCAACCGGGCCAGCGCCTGCGCCAGCGGGCACAAGGTCGACCTCAGCGTCCTCGGCTTCGCCGGGCTCTACAACGACGACGGGCTCGAGGACTACCTCAAGAGCGGGTCCGGCACCCTGCTGGACAGCCAGCTCGCGATGGCCCTGGACACCTACCTGCTGCCCAACCTGCCGCTGATCACCCCGAGCGACACGATCAAGAGCGAGATCTACTCCTCCCCGCGGTTCGGGTGGGTGCCGGTGCTGAGCTACGTCAGCCTCAACGCCCCCGGGCAGGTCGACTACCCCGTCCTCACCTTCCGGCCGGTCTTCATCGACAACGGGTCGGCCGACTCGCTCAACATCGCCGGCATCCAGCCGACAGGCGTGATCGACCCGCTGCCCAAGGCCGTGCAGCAGAACCTCGACGACGCCGTCGACGAGGTGACCGCCAGCCTGGGGATCCTCGGCCCGATCGTGCAGACCTTCCTCAGCGGCATCGGGATCACCACCGCGCTCAACCAGCTCGACAGCGGCAACGTCGACGCCGCGCTGCAGACCCTGGCCAACGGGCTCGGCGTCGACATGGGCCGCGAGCAGGCCGGCCTCGTCGTCCAGAACGGCCGGCTCAAGGCCGCTCGGTTCATGACGATCGCCCCCGACGCGCTCCCGCCGGTGGGCAGCTCCTACGACGGTCCGACCGTGGACTACCTCGGCGTCGGTCCCCGCATCATCCGGCTGGTGAA
- the ffh gene encoding signal recognition particle protein — MFATLSDRLTASLKNLRGKGRLSEADIDATAREIRIALLEADVALPVVKQFVAAVKERARGAEVSGALNPAQQVVKIVHEELVTILGGETRRVRMAKQPPTVIMLAGLQGAGKTTLAAKLALWFKEQGNSPLLVAADLQRPNAVNQLQVNGERAGVKVWAPEPGNGVGDPVAVARGGVEEARRTLHDVVIVDTAGRLGVDADLMQQAADIRDAVDPDEVLFVVDAMIGQDAVNTAQAFLDGVGFDGVVLTKLDGDARGGAALSIRSITGRPIMFASAGEKLTDFDTFHPDRMASRILDMGDVLTLIEQAEKAFDAEQAAKAAAKLTGQGGEFTLDDFLEQMLQLRKMGSLTKIMGMLPGMGQFRDQLANFDEREIDRVQAIIRSMTPAERNDPKMIDGSRRARIARGSGVHVSEVNNLVERFFEARKMMKSLAGGGGIPGMPGIPGAGKRAQQKKKPQKGKGARKSGNPAKRAQDAQAAADKAPVANPFGLPTEEQDFDPSDFNLPPEVAKYLNQQ, encoded by the coding sequence CGTCGCCCTGCCGGTGGTCAAGCAGTTCGTCGCCGCGGTCAAGGAGCGGGCACGCGGCGCCGAGGTGAGCGGGGCGCTCAACCCGGCCCAGCAGGTCGTCAAGATCGTCCACGAGGAGCTCGTGACGATCCTCGGCGGCGAGACCCGCCGCGTGCGGATGGCCAAGCAGCCGCCGACGGTGATCATGCTCGCCGGCCTCCAGGGCGCCGGCAAGACGACCCTGGCCGCCAAGCTCGCGCTGTGGTTCAAGGAGCAGGGCAACAGCCCGCTGCTGGTCGCCGCCGACCTCCAGCGGCCCAACGCGGTCAACCAGCTCCAGGTCAACGGCGAGCGCGCCGGGGTCAAGGTGTGGGCGCCCGAGCCGGGCAACGGCGTCGGCGACCCGGTCGCGGTCGCCCGCGGTGGCGTCGAGGAGGCCCGCCGCACCCTGCACGACGTGGTCATCGTCGACACCGCCGGTCGACTCGGCGTCGACGCCGACCTCATGCAGCAGGCCGCCGACATCCGTGACGCGGTCGACCCCGACGAGGTGCTGTTCGTCGTCGACGCGATGATCGGCCAGGACGCGGTCAACACCGCGCAGGCCTTCCTCGACGGCGTCGGGTTCGACGGGGTCGTGCTGACCAAGCTCGACGGCGACGCGCGCGGTGGCGCCGCGCTGTCGATCCGCTCGATCACCGGCCGGCCGATCATGTTCGCCTCCGCCGGCGAGAAGCTCACCGACTTCGACACCTTCCACCCCGACCGGATGGCTTCGCGCATCCTCGACATGGGTGACGTGCTCACGCTGATCGAGCAGGCCGAGAAGGCCTTCGACGCCGAGCAGGCCGCCAAGGCCGCGGCCAAGCTGACCGGGCAGGGCGGGGAGTTCACCCTCGACGACTTCCTCGAGCAGATGCTCCAGCTGCGCAAGATGGGCTCGCTGACCAAGATCATGGGGATGCTGCCCGGGATGGGGCAGTTCCGCGACCAGCTGGCCAACTTCGACGAGCGCGAGATCGACCGCGTGCAGGCGATCATCCGCTCGATGACCCCGGCCGAGCGCAACGACCCGAAGATGATCGACGGGTCGCGGCGCGCCCGCATCGCGCGCGGTTCGGGGGTGCACGTCTCCGAGGTCAACAACCTCGTCGAGCGGTTCTTCGAGGCGCGCAAGATGATGAAGTCGCTCGCCGGCGGCGGCGGGATCCCGGGCATGCCGGGCATCCCCGGGGCCGGCAAGCGCGCGCAGCAGAAGAAGAAGCCGCAGAAGGGCAAGGGCGCCCGCAAGTCCGGCAACCCGGCCAAGCGCGCCCAGGATGCCCAGGCCGCCGCGGACAAGGCGCCTGTCGCCAACCCGTTCGGGCTGCCCACCGAGGAGCAGGACTTCGACCCCAGCGACTTCAACCTGCCGCCCGAGGTCGCGAAGTACCTCAACCAGCAGTAG
- a CDS encoding EamA family transporter, with translation MTSASAERRAVVLVVAGVLSVQLGGAFAATLLPEVGVLGSVALRMWFAATLLLAIARPRLTGRTRQEWGTAVAFGLALLAMNTAFYGSLDRLPIGVAVTIEFTGPLLLAALSSRHVRDVAAVGLAVAGVVLICEVLRVSPADLDLVGIGLAATAGACWAAYILLSGRAGAHFEGLDGIALSMGVAAVLAAPYFLAAPASGLQDPGVLGLALGVAVLSSALPYSLELVALRSLAAGVFGVLLSLEPAAAALMGLWVLGQTLHLSQLAGMAAVVAAGVLVLGRGSVAPIGTDPDVSGTMTR, from the coding sequence TTGACCTCCGCATCCGCCGAGCGCCGGGCGGTCGTCCTCGTCGTCGCGGGAGTCCTGTCGGTCCAGCTGGGTGGGGCGTTCGCCGCGACCCTGCTGCCCGAGGTGGGGGTGCTGGGCTCGGTGGCGCTGCGGATGTGGTTCGCCGCGACGCTCCTCCTGGCGATCGCGCGGCCACGCCTGACCGGCCGGACCCGCCAGGAGTGGGGCACCGCCGTCGCGTTCGGACTGGCGCTGCTGGCGATGAACACCGCGTTCTACGGCTCGCTGGACCGGCTGCCGATCGGGGTCGCGGTGACGATCGAGTTCACCGGGCCGCTGCTGCTCGCCGCCCTGTCCTCGCGCCACGTGCGCGACGTCGCGGCGGTGGGGCTGGCCGTCGCCGGGGTGGTGCTCATCTGCGAGGTGCTCCGGGTCTCGCCCGCCGACCTCGACCTGGTCGGCATCGGGCTCGCCGCGACCGCAGGCGCCTGCTGGGCGGCGTACATCCTGCTGAGCGGGCGCGCCGGTGCGCACTTCGAGGGCCTCGACGGGATCGCGCTGTCGATGGGCGTGGCCGCTGTGCTGGCGGCGCCGTACTTCCTCGCCGCGCCGGCGTCGGGCCTCCAGGACCCCGGCGTGCTCGGCCTGGCGCTCGGGGTCGCGGTGCTCAGCTCCGCGCTGCCCTACTCCCTGGAGCTGGTGGCGCTGCGCAGCCTCGCCGCAGGCGTCTTCGGGGTGCTGCTCAGCCTCGAGCCCGCCGCGGCGGCGCTGATGGGGCTGTGGGTGCTGGGCCAGACGCTGCACCTCTCGCAGCTGGCCGGGATGGCGGCGGTCGTCGCCGCGGGCGTGCTCGTGCTCGGGAGGGGGTCGGTCGCGCCGATTGGAACCGATCCCGACGTGTCTGGCACAATGACCCGCTGA
- the trmD gene encoding tRNA (guanosine(37)-N1)-methyltransferase TrmD, with the protein MRVDVVSIFPAYLDALDLSLPGKARRSGLLDLRVHDLRDWTHDRHRTVDDAPYGGGAGMVMRPEPWGEALDALATDDAVLVVPTPAGVPFTQIHARALAAEEHLVVACGRYEGIDQRVLDHAATRVRVLEVSLGDYVLNGGEVAALAVLEAVVRLLPGFMGNPDSLLEESHESGLLEYPVYTRPPSWRGLEVPEVLLGGDHGAIERWRHTQSLARTAARRPDLLPPSALLAPATVTDAQWRPATRADAGELWTLQRACWLQEALGLDTLEVPALHEDLDQVVSDLDRWRTWVLRSAGRLVGSVRGQLGGSDGTTWVVGRLMVAPDLQGRGLGRWLLERCEEWAPAEATSYGLVTGGTSAGNQRMYRRAGYRPAGFTPGDPTMWMTKRRR; encoded by the coding sequence GTGCGCGTCGACGTGGTGTCGATCTTCCCGGCGTACCTCGACGCCCTCGACCTCTCCCTGCCGGGCAAGGCCCGCCGCAGCGGCCTGCTCGACCTGCGCGTGCACGACCTGCGGGACTGGACCCACGACCGTCACCGCACCGTCGACGACGCGCCCTACGGCGGGGGAGCGGGCATGGTGATGCGCCCCGAGCCGTGGGGCGAGGCCCTCGACGCGCTCGCCACGGACGATGCGGTCCTGGTGGTCCCCACCCCCGCCGGCGTCCCGTTCACCCAGATCCACGCCCGCGCCCTGGCGGCCGAGGAGCACCTGGTCGTCGCGTGCGGCCGCTACGAGGGCATCGACCAGCGCGTCCTCGACCACGCCGCCACCCGGGTGCGGGTCCTCGAGGTGAGCCTCGGCGACTACGTGCTCAACGGCGGCGAGGTGGCCGCGCTCGCGGTGCTCGAGGCGGTCGTACGCCTCCTGCCGGGGTTCATGGGCAACCCCGACTCGCTGCTCGAGGAGTCCCACGAGTCGGGCCTGCTGGAGTACCCCGTCTACACCCGCCCCCCGTCCTGGCGCGGCCTCGAGGTCCCCGAGGTCCTGCTCGGCGGCGACCACGGCGCGATCGAGCGGTGGCGCCACACCCAGTCCCTCGCCCGTACGGCGGCGCGCCGCCCGGACCTGCTCCCGCCGAGCGCACTGCTCGCCCCGGCGACCGTGACCGACGCGCAGTGGCGGCCGGCCACCCGGGCCGACGCGGGGGAGCTCTGGACGCTGCAGCGCGCGTGCTGGCTCCAGGAGGCACTGGGGCTCGACACCCTGGAGGTCCCGGCGCTGCACGAGGACCTCGACCAGGTCGTCTCGGACCTCGACCGCTGGCGCACCTGGGTCTTGCGCAGCGCCGGCCGGCTGGTCGGGTCGGTCCGGGGGCAGCTGGGCGGCTCCGACGGCACCACCTGGGTCGTCGGCCGCCTGATGGTGGCCCCCGACCTGCAGGGCCGCGGGCTGGGCCGCTGGCTGCTCGAACGCTGCGAGGAGTGGGCGCCGGCCGAGGCGACGTCCTACGGCCTGGTGACCGGCGGGACGAGCGCGGGCAACCAGCGGATGTACCGCCGCGCGGGCTACCGCCCGGCCGGCTTCACCCCGGGCGACCCGACGATGTGGATGACCAAGCGCCGGCGCTGA
- a CDS encoding DUF2469 domain-containing protein, with translation MSAEDLEKYEAEMELQLYREYRDVVGIFKYVVETDRRFYLCNQVDVKARTEADDVFFEVSMTDAWVWDMYRPARFAKNVKVLTFKDVNVEELAESDLQPPED, from the coding sequence ATGAGTGCCGAGGACCTGGAGAAGTACGAGGCGGAGATGGAGCTGCAGCTCTACCGCGAGTACCGCGACGTCGTCGGCATCTTCAAGTACGTCGTGGAGACCGACCGCCGCTTCTACCTGTGCAACCAGGTCGACGTGAAGGCGCGCACCGAGGCCGACGACGTGTTCTTCGAGGTCTCGATGACCGACGCCTGGGTCTGGGACATGTACCGCCCCGCCCGGTTCGCCAAGAACGTCAAGGTGCTCACGTTCAAGGACGTCAACGTCGAGGAGCTCGCCGAGTCCGACCTCCAGCCGCCGGAGGACTGA
- the rimM gene encoding ribosome maturation factor RimM (Essential for efficient processing of 16S rRNA) encodes MEPGQVVVARIGRPHGIRGEVSLELRTDEPERRLAPGAVVRLQAPRGAAPGPSTLTVERTRWHQERLLATFAGVSDRTAAEGLRNGLLSVEVTPEERPEDPEEFYDHQLVGLAVQPLEGERVGVVAEVLHSGAQDVLVVRRDDGREAMVPFVSALVPEVDLTAGTITVADRPGLLDPED; translated from the coding sequence ATGGAGCCGGGACAGGTCGTCGTCGCCCGGATCGGGCGGCCGCACGGGATCCGCGGTGAGGTGAGCCTCGAGCTGCGGACCGACGAGCCGGAGCGCCGGCTGGCCCCGGGGGCGGTCGTGAGGCTGCAGGCGCCCCGCGGCGCGGCACCCGGGCCCTCCACGCTCACCGTCGAGCGGACCCGCTGGCACCAGGAGCGGCTGCTCGCGACCTTCGCCGGCGTCTCGGACCGTACGGCGGCCGAGGGCCTGCGCAACGGCCTCCTGTCGGTGGAGGTCACCCCTGAGGAGCGGCCCGAGGACCCCGAGGAATTCTACGACCACCAGCTCGTCGGCCTGGCCGTCCAGCCGCTCGAGGGGGAGCGGGTCGGGGTCGTGGCGGAGGTGCTGCACTCCGGCGCCCAGGACGTGCTCGTCGTACGACGTGACGACGGCCGCGAGGCGATGGTGCCGTTCGTCTCGGCGTTGGTCCCCGAGGTCGACCTGACCGCGGGGACCATCACGGTCGCCGACCGGCCCGGGCTGCTCGACCCCGAGGACTGA
- a CDS encoding ribonuclease HII, giving the protein MSELPRGATVRRDAGLYGYERALRRHGLTPIAGVDEAGRGACAGPLVAAAAILPDGDRGVVPGLADSKLLTAAARERCYDQVVRRALSWSVVVVPPGECDRLGMHVANVAALRRALARLDVRPSYVLTDGFPVDGLGVPGLAVWKGDRVSACIAAASVLAKVTRDRIMVGEHERYPDYDFLTHKGYITPTHTEALERHGATPIHRRCFVNVRRVLGDNDATETGVLEETR; this is encoded by the coding sequence ATGAGCGAGCTGCCCCGTGGTGCCACGGTCCGACGCGACGCGGGGCTCTACGGCTACGAGCGCGCGCTGCGCCGCCACGGCCTCACCCCGATCGCCGGGGTCGACGAGGCCGGGCGCGGCGCGTGCGCGGGTCCGCTGGTCGCCGCGGCGGCGATCCTCCCCGACGGCGACCGCGGCGTCGTCCCGGGCCTGGCCGACTCCAAGCTCCTCACCGCCGCCGCCCGGGAGCGCTGCTACGACCAGGTCGTGCGCCGGGCGCTGTCGTGGTCGGTGGTCGTCGTCCCGCCCGGGGAGTGCGACCGCCTCGGCATGCACGTGGCCAACGTCGCCGCGCTGCGACGGGCGCTCGCGCGCCTGGACGTGCGGCCGTCGTACGTCCTGACCGACGGGTTCCCCGTCGACGGTCTCGGCGTCCCGGGCCTGGCGGTCTGGAAGGGCGACCGGGTCTCGGCCTGCATCGCCGCGGCGAGCGTGCTGGCCAAGGTGACCCGCGACCGGATCATGGTGGGGGAGCACGAGCGCTACCCGGACTACGACTTCCTGACCCACAAGGGCTACATCACCCCGACGCACACCGAGGCGCTCGAGCGCCACGGAGCGACGCCCATCCACCGGCGCTGCTTCGTCAACGTCCGCCGGGTCCTGGGCGACAATGACGCCACGGAGACGGGCGTGCTGGAGGAGACGAGATGA